The Burkholderia mallei ATCC 23344 genome has a window encoding:
- a CDS encoding IS1182-like element ISBma2 family transposase yields the protein MLKTPMPTQHELEMVTLEELVPKDHLLRQIDAAVDFEFIRAKVAHLYCADNGRPALDPVVMFKLLFIGYLFGVRSERQLMREVQVNVAYRWFARFRLTDKVPDASTFSQNRRRRFTDTTVYQEIFDEIVRQAIKRGLVDGRVLYTDSTHLKANANKGKFDVVKLEQTPAAYTEALNAAVDADRAAHGRKPLDRDDDEPPSSKDTKLSRTDPDSGYMVRDDKPKGFFYLDHRTVDAKHAIITDTHVTPASVHDSQPYLDRLDRQRERFEFKVEAVGLDAGYFTPAVCQGLEERGIAGVMGYRTPNHKPGMFYKRQFKYDAYRNEYVCPQGQALPYSTTNRLGYREYKSNAQICGRCPVRSQCTNSAIAVKVVTRHVWERAKERVDARRLTEWGQRIYARRKQTVERSFADAKQLHGHRYARMRGLRKVAEQCLLAAAAQNIKKIAMLLARKRKKGPAGPDWRFVRMLLRLVSGLRCSFDYPLAANPQS from the coding sequence ATGCTGAAGACGCCCATGCCCACGCAGCACGAACTCGAGATGGTGACGCTCGAGGAACTCGTGCCGAAGGACCACCTGCTGCGCCAGATCGATGCGGCGGTGGATTTCGAGTTCATCCGCGCGAAGGTGGCGCATCTGTATTGCGCGGACAACGGGCGGCCGGCGCTCGATCCCGTGGTGATGTTCAAGCTGTTGTTCATCGGCTACCTGTTCGGGGTGCGCAGCGAGCGGCAACTGATGCGTGAGGTCCAGGTCAACGTCGCCTATCGCTGGTTCGCCCGGTTCCGGCTGACCGACAAGGTGCCGGATGCGTCAACGTTCTCGCAGAATCGCCGCCGACGCTTCACGGACACGACGGTGTATCAGGAGATCTTCGACGAGATCGTGCGGCAGGCGATCAAGCGCGGGCTGGTCGACGGTCGGGTGCTGTACACGGACAGCACGCACCTGAAGGCGAACGCGAACAAAGGCAAGTTCGATGTGGTGAAGCTGGAGCAGACGCCGGCCGCCTACACGGAGGCATTGAACGCGGCAGTGGATGCGGACCGGGCCGCGCATGGCAGGAAGCCGCTGGATCGCGACGACGATGAGCCGCCGTCTAGCAAGGACACCAAGCTCAGCCGGACCGATCCGGACAGCGGCTACATGGTGCGGGACGACAAGCCGAAGGGGTTCTTCTATCTGGACCACCGCACGGTGGATGCCAAGCACGCGATCATCACCGATACGCATGTGACGCCGGCCTCGGTGCATGACAGCCAGCCGTATCTGGATCGGCTGGATCGCCAGCGCGAGCGCTTTGAGTTCAAGGTCGAGGCGGTGGGGCTGGATGCGGGCTACTTCACGCCGGCGGTGTGCCAGGGGCTGGAGGAGCGAGGGATTGCCGGGGTGATGGGCTATCGCACGCCGAACCACAAGCCGGGCATGTTCTACAAACGGCAGTTCAAGTACGACGCGTATCGCAACGAATACGTGTGCCCGCAGGGGCAGGCCCTGCCGTACAGCACGACCAATCGGCTCGGCTATCGGGAATACAAATCCAATGCGCAGATCTGCGGGCGCTGCCCGGTACGATCGCAGTGCACGAACAGTGCGATCGCGGTGAAGGTGGTAACGCGCCACGTGTGGGAGCGCGCCAAGGAGCGGGTGGACGCGCGGCGCTTGACCGAATGGGGCCAACGCATTTACGCGCGGCGCAAGCAGACGGTGGAGCGCAGCTTCGCCGATGCCAAGCAGCTGCATGGGCACCGTTATGCCCGTATGCGTGGGCTACGCAAGGTGGCCGAGCAGTGCTTGCTGGCCGCGGCGGCACAGAACATCAAGAAGATTGCGATGCTGCTGGCGCGGAAGCGGAAAAAGGGGCCAGCGGGTCCCGATTGGCGCTTCGTGCGCATGCTGCTGCGTCTGGTGAGCGGTTTGCGCTGCAGCTTCGACTACCCGCTCGCGGCGAACCCGCAATCCTGA
- a CDS encoding porin, translating to MKKRTAVAMTAAGLAAVATAHAQSSVTLYGIVDNGIAYQSSSTSLGSTTGGRSAVKMSTGVWAGSRFGLKGSEDLGGGSKAIFQLESGFSTANGTSQFAGGIFTRQAWVGLTNPTYGTLTAGRQYTAYYTLLSPYSPTTWLTGYFGAHPGDIDSLDTSYRTNNSLVYLSPKFYGFTFGGSYAFGGQPGSVNAGSTWSAGIQYMNGPLGIAAAFQRVNNSTSGGGDWGANSTTSNGGAQTAVSAINNGYKTAQAQQRVAVTAGYQFSSAWDISVSYSNVQYIPGVNSAFRNTAIFNTAGAVLHFKPSAQWDFAGGYAYTRATQSNGITSAAQYHQFTLSQYYSLSKRTGLYAVEAYQRANGKTLAGGKIIDATASIGDGFNTSPSSSRSQVGVGVGLIHRF from the coding sequence ATGAAAAAGCGCACTGCGGTCGCGATGACGGCCGCCGGACTGGCGGCTGTCGCCACCGCGCACGCTCAGAGCAGCGTGACGCTTTACGGCATCGTCGATAACGGCATCGCGTATCAAAGCAGCAGCACGTCGCTCGGCTCGACGACGGGCGGCCGCTCGGCGGTGAAGATGTCGACGGGCGTGTGGGCGGGCAGCCGCTTCGGCCTGAAGGGCAGCGAGGATCTCGGTGGCGGCTCGAAGGCCATCTTCCAGCTCGAATCGGGCTTCAGCACGGCCAACGGCACGTCGCAGTTCGCGGGCGGCATCTTCACGCGCCAGGCGTGGGTCGGCCTGACCAACCCGACGTACGGCACGCTGACGGCGGGCCGCCAGTACACCGCGTACTACACGCTGCTGTCGCCGTATAGCCCGACGACCTGGCTCACCGGCTATTTCGGCGCGCATCCGGGTGACATCGATTCGCTCGATACCAGCTACCGCACGAACAATTCGCTCGTCTACCTGTCGCCGAAGTTCTACGGCTTCACGTTCGGCGGCTCGTATGCGTTCGGCGGACAGCCGGGCAGCGTGAACGCCGGCTCCACGTGGAGCGCGGGCATCCAGTACATGAACGGTCCGCTCGGCATCGCGGCGGCGTTCCAGCGCGTGAACAACTCGACGTCGGGCGGCGGCGACTGGGGCGCGAATTCGACGACGTCGAACGGCGGCGCGCAGACGGCCGTGTCGGCGATCAACAACGGCTACAAGACCGCGCAGGCGCAGCAGCGCGTCGCGGTGACGGCCGGCTATCAGTTCTCGTCCGCATGGGACATCTCGGTGTCGTACTCGAACGTGCAGTACATCCCGGGCGTGAACTCGGCGTTCCGCAACACGGCGATCTTCAACACGGCGGGCGCGGTGCTGCACTTCAAGCCGTCGGCTCAGTGGGACTTCGCGGGCGGCTACGCGTACACGCGCGCGACCCAGTCGAACGGCATCACGAGCGCCGCGCAGTACCATCAGTTCACGCTGTCGCAGTACTACAGCCTGTCGAAGCGCACGGGCCTGTACGCGGTCGAAGCGTATCAGCGCGCGAACGGCAAGACGCTCGCGGGCGGCAAGATCATCGACGCGACCGCGTCGATCGGCGACGGCTTCAACACGTCGCCGTCGTCGTCGCGCAGCCAGGTGGGCGTCGGCGTCGGCCTGATCCACCGTTTCTGA
- a CDS encoding ISL3-like element ISBma1 family transposase produces the protein MLDRKALQALGCWTGYRLERVEWPQGDSRTLSLYLKPVSQIMYCEQCGARCQQIHETTVRRVRDLPLFEYRVVLHVPRRRVWCERCGAARLEKLDWLGRYQRVTQRFAKACEKLLQAASVQAVAAFYELGWHTVKSIDKMRLRARVAEPDWSTIRYLAMDEFALHKGHRYATVVVDPIGRQVLWVGPGRSRETARAFFEQLPEGVAERIEAVAIDMTTAYELEIKEQCPQAEIVFDLYHVVAKYGREVIDRVRVDQANQLRHDKPARKVLKPSRWLLLRNRHNLKPEQAVHLKELLAANQSLLCVYVLRDELKRLWFYRKPACAEKAWGQWFEQAQQSGIAALQKFAQRLQGYWHGIVARCRHPLNTSVVEGINNTIKVIKRRAYGYRDEQYFFLKIRAAFPGIPR, from the coding sequence TTGCTCGATCGCAAGGCACTTCAGGCACTAGGTTGCTGGACAGGCTATCGGCTGGAGCGGGTGGAGTGGCCGCAGGGCGATAGCCGCACGCTGTCGCTCTACCTGAAGCCGGTCAGTCAGATCATGTACTGCGAGCAATGCGGTGCGCGTTGCCAGCAGATTCATGAAACGACCGTACGGCGGGTACGTGATCTGCCGTTGTTCGAGTACCGGGTGGTGCTGCACGTGCCTCGACGCCGAGTCTGGTGCGAACGCTGCGGCGCAGCGCGGCTGGAGAAGCTGGACTGGCTGGGCCGCTACCAGCGGGTGACGCAGCGGTTTGCCAAGGCCTGCGAGAAGTTGCTGCAGGCCGCCAGCGTACAGGCCGTGGCGGCCTTCTACGAACTGGGCTGGCACACGGTCAAATCGATCGACAAGATGCGCTTGCGCGCGCGCGTGGCCGAACCGGACTGGTCGACGATCCGTTATCTGGCGATGGACGAGTTCGCGCTCCATAAAGGCCATCGCTACGCCACGGTGGTGGTTGATCCGATCGGCCGACAGGTCCTCTGGGTTGGGCCCGGACGGTCACGCGAGACGGCGCGCGCCTTCTTCGAACAACTCCCCGAAGGCGTGGCCGAGCGCATCGAAGCGGTCGCAATCGACATGACCACGGCCTATGAGCTGGAGATCAAGGAACAGTGCCCGCAGGCGGAAATCGTCTTTGACCTGTACCACGTCGTGGCCAAGTACGGTCGCGAGGTGATCGATCGGGTACGGGTGGATCAGGCCAACCAACTGCGACATGACAAGCCGGCCCGCAAGGTTCTGAAGCCCAGTCGCTGGTTGCTGCTGCGCAACCGTCATAACCTGAAGCCAGAACAGGCCGTGCATCTGAAGGAACTGCTGGCGGCCAATCAGTCGCTGTTATGCGTCTATGTGCTGCGCGACGAGCTCAAACGGCTCTGGTTCTACCGCAAGCCGGCCTGCGCGGAAAAGGCTTGGGGGCAATGGTTCGAACAGGCTCAGCAAAGCGGGATCGCCGCCTTGCAAAAGTTCGCCCAGCGCTTGCAGGGTTACTGGCACGGAATCGTGGCCCGCTGCCGCCATCCGCTCAATACCAGCGTCGTCGAAGGCATCAACAACACGATCAAGGTCATCAAGCGCCGAGCTTACGGGTACCGCGACGAGCAATACTTCTTCCTCAAGATCCGCGCCGCGTTCCCCGGGATTCCGCGATGA
- a CDS encoding MOSC domain-containing protein has translation MPVISELFVYPIKSCAGIATVRAQLLVTGLEYDRNWMVTDPTGAMLTQRTHPRLALVRTAIGERELVVTAAGMPELRTPLAASALAGAERLAATVWRDTVSALDTGAHAARWFSEFLGAPARLARFAPDARRVVGAKWTGPFTSYAQFADGFPLLVVGQSSLDDLNVRLRRKGASAVPMNRFRPNVVLVGLDAYEEDYVDYLDVQTGGGGVRLSLVKLCTRCPVPTIDQRTGAPDPAWPNEPTDTMSLYRGSKQFGGALTFGKNAIVLNGDGAFLEVGQSVDAEIAFGE, from the coding sequence ATGCCAGTCATCAGCGAACTTTTCGTCTATCCGATCAAGTCCTGCGCGGGCATCGCGACGGTTCGCGCGCAATTGCTCGTCACGGGCCTCGAATACGATCGCAACTGGATGGTCACCGATCCGACAGGCGCGATGCTCACGCAGCGCACGCACCCGCGACTCGCGCTCGTGCGCACGGCGATCGGCGAGCGCGAGCTCGTCGTCACCGCGGCAGGCATGCCCGAGTTGCGCACGCCGCTCGCGGCGTCGGCGCTCGCGGGGGCCGAGCGGCTCGCCGCAACCGTCTGGCGCGACACCGTGAGCGCGCTCGACACCGGCGCGCATGCGGCGCGCTGGTTCAGCGAGTTCCTCGGCGCGCCCGCGCGGCTCGCGCGCTTCGCGCCCGACGCGCGGCGCGTGGTGGGCGCGAAGTGGACGGGCCCGTTCACGTCGTACGCGCAATTCGCGGACGGCTTTCCGCTCCTCGTCGTCGGCCAGTCGTCGCTCGACGACCTGAACGTGCGGCTGCGCCGCAAGGGCGCGAGCGCGGTACCGATGAACCGCTTCCGCCCGAACGTCGTGCTGGTGGGCCTCGACGCATACGAGGAAGACTACGTCGACTACCTCGACGTGCAGACGGGCGGCGGCGGCGTGCGCCTGAGCCTCGTCAAGCTGTGCACGCGCTGCCCGGTGCCGACGATCGACCAGCGCACGGGCGCGCCGGACCCGGCGTGGCCGAACGAGCCGACCGACACGATGAGCCTCTATCGCGGCAGCAAGCAGTTCGGCGGCGCGCTGACGTTCGGCAAGAATGCGATCGTCTTGAACGGCGACGGCGCGTTCCTGGAAGTCGGGCAATCGGTCGATGCGGAGATCGCGTTCGGCGAGTGA
- a CDS encoding sensor histidine kinase: MTRLNLRAQVALWLLLPFLGLLALDSWLTYQRAMNAAHVAFDRTLASSLKSIREGVRLVGGEVEVDLPYLALEMFESNDGGKIYYLIRGDDGRAVTGYRDLPMPGAGAPLYATSFYDAVYRGEQLRMAALRLPVHDVPSARTRVVWVMVGETIEARQALAREILVGSLLQEGLLVVLALGIVWLGVGRGLRPLNRLSAKVAARAEDDPTPLETLGLPSEVAPLVESINQYVARTQRMQVARRRFFADAAHQLKTPLAAAQAGVELALRPAERERVSVHLRRVNGAVRQAAKIVQQLLSLSRLESDVAPAIERKPVALAKLARSVTLDWSGVARARGIDLGFEQRASVDVMGRADLLGELVGNLIDNAIRYAGDGAVITVRVAREGALARLEVIDDGPGIAPGERDAVFERFYRSHATLAVEGTGLGLSIVREIARVHRGAVELDDAALAGGAAGDAGDRAGERRERGEADRRGDSDGERSAERPARGRGLVVRVTLPALAV; this comes from the coding sequence GTGACGCGGCTCAATCTGCGCGCGCAGGTCGCGTTATGGTTGCTGCTGCCGTTCCTCGGGCTGCTCGCGCTCGATTCGTGGCTCACGTACCAGCGCGCGATGAACGCCGCGCACGTCGCGTTCGATCGCACGCTCGCGTCGTCGCTGAAGTCGATCCGCGAGGGCGTGCGGCTCGTCGGCGGCGAGGTCGAGGTCGATCTGCCGTATCTCGCGCTCGAGATGTTCGAGTCGAACGACGGCGGCAAGATCTACTACCTGATTCGCGGCGACGACGGCCGCGCGGTCACCGGCTACCGCGATCTGCCGATGCCGGGCGCGGGCGCGCCGCTCTATGCGACGTCGTTCTACGACGCCGTGTATCGCGGCGAGCAGTTGCGCATGGCCGCGCTGCGGCTGCCCGTGCACGACGTGCCGAGCGCGCGGACGCGCGTCGTGTGGGTGATGGTCGGCGAGACGATCGAGGCGCGGCAGGCGCTCGCGCGCGAGATCCTGGTTGGCTCGCTGCTGCAGGAGGGCCTGCTCGTCGTGCTCGCGCTCGGCATCGTGTGGCTCGGCGTCGGGCGCGGGCTGCGGCCGCTGAACCGGCTGTCCGCGAAGGTCGCCGCGCGCGCGGAGGACGACCCGACGCCGCTCGAGACGCTCGGGCTGCCGAGCGAGGTCGCGCCGCTCGTCGAATCGATCAACCAGTACGTCGCGCGCACGCAGCGCATGCAGGTCGCGCGGCGGCGCTTCTTCGCCGACGCCGCGCATCAGCTGAAGACGCCGCTCGCGGCCGCGCAGGCGGGCGTCGAGCTTGCGCTGCGGCCCGCCGAGCGCGAGCGCGTGAGCGTGCATCTGCGGCGCGTGAACGGCGCGGTGCGGCAGGCGGCGAAGATCGTCCAGCAGTTGCTGTCGCTGTCGCGGCTCGAATCGGACGTCGCGCCGGCGATCGAGCGCAAGCCGGTCGCGCTCGCGAAGCTCGCGCGCAGCGTGACGCTCGACTGGTCGGGCGTCGCCCGCGCGCGCGGCATCGATCTCGGCTTCGAGCAGCGCGCGAGCGTCGACGTGATGGGGCGCGCGGATCTGCTGGGCGAGCTCGTCGGCAACTTGATCGACAACGCGATCCGCTATGCGGGCGACGGCGCGGTGATCACCGTGCGTGTCGCGCGCGAAGGCGCGCTCGCGCGGCTCGAGGTGATCGACGACGGGCCGGGGATCGCACCCGGCGAGCGCGACGCGGTGTTCGAGCGCTTCTACCGGAGTCACGCGACGCTCGCGGTCGAGGGCACGGGGCTCGGGCTGTCGATCGTGCGCGAGATCGCGCGCGTGCATCGGGGCGCGGTCGAATTGGATGATGCGGCGCTCGCGGGCGGGGCAGCGGGCGATGCGGGCGACAGAGCCGGTGAGAGGCGTGAAAGAGGCGAGGCGGACCGGCGCGGCGACAGTGACGGCGAGCGCTCGGCTGAACGGCCGGCGCGCGGGCGCGGGCTCGTCGTGCGCGTGACGCTGCCGGCGCTCGCGGTGTGA
- a CDS encoding response regulator, producing MRVLLVEDNPILAQSLADALSSARFAVDHMADGEAADHVLHTQDYALVILDLGLPKLDGLDVLRRLRARRNPVPVLILTAHGSVEDRVRGLDLGADDYLAKPFELTELEARARALIRRSLGHEHGRVECGPLAFDSVDRSFRLNNDALALTPRERSVLEVLILRNGRAINKETLSEKIFGLDESVNADAIEIYVHRLRKKLEGSGVAIVTLRGLGYLLEAQPS from the coding sequence ATGCGCGTGCTGCTCGTCGAAGACAACCCGATCCTCGCGCAGTCGCTCGCCGACGCGCTTTCGTCCGCGCGTTTCGCGGTCGACCACATGGCGGACGGCGAGGCCGCCGATCACGTGCTGCACACGCAGGACTACGCGCTCGTGATTCTCGACCTCGGGCTGCCGAAGCTCGACGGCCTCGACGTGCTGCGGCGGCTGCGCGCGCGGCGCAACCCGGTGCCGGTGCTGATCCTCACCGCGCACGGCTCGGTCGAGGACCGCGTGCGCGGGCTCGATCTCGGCGCGGACGACTACCTCGCGAAGCCGTTCGAGCTGACCGAGCTCGAGGCGCGCGCTCGCGCGCTGATCCGGCGCAGCCTCGGGCACGAGCACGGGCGCGTCGAGTGCGGGCCGCTCGCGTTCGACAGCGTCGACCGGAGTTTTCGTCTGAACAATGACGCGCTCGCGCTGACGCCGCGCGAGCGCTCGGTGCTCGAGGTGCTGATCCTGCGCAACGGCCGCGCGATCAACAAGGAGACGCTGTCGGAGAAGATCTTCGGGCTCGACGAATCGGTGAACGCGGACGCGATCGAGATCTACGTGCACCGGCTGCGCAAGAAGCTCGAGGGCAGCGGCGTCGCGATCGTCACGCTGCGCGGGCTCGGCTACCTGCTCGAGGCGCAGCCGTCGTGA
- a CDS encoding ABC transporter substrate-binding protein: MHHAPAGIAAVLFVAASTVCAQVPAGYPGNYQHVIDAAKQEGKLVVYSTTDTSLVRPLIKDFESLYGVKVEYNDMNSTELYNRYVSESAAKSASADVLWNSAMDLQVKLVNDGLTAAYDSPETPHMPQWAQYQKQAYGTTYEPLAIVYNKRLIAERDVPKTRADLIRLLQSQPERFKGKVTTYDIEKSGVGFNYLTQDAHVNEKVTWELVRAIGATGPKLQSSTGAMMERISSGENLVGYNIIGSYAYAKAKKDKSIGYVLPKDYTLVVSRLVAISKQAQHPNAAKLWVDYLLSRRGQTLIANQANLYSIRADVSGETSMTSLAKELGDSLKPIQIGSGLLVYLDQSKRLAFLKQWQQALKR; this comes from the coding sequence ATGCATCACGCACCGGCCGGCATCGCCGCCGTTCTTTTCGTCGCCGCAAGCACTGTCTGCGCACAGGTCCCGGCCGGCTATCCGGGTAACTACCAACACGTGATCGACGCGGCGAAGCAGGAAGGCAAGCTCGTCGTCTACTCGACCACCGACACCTCGCTCGTGCGCCCGCTCATCAAGGATTTCGAAAGCCTGTACGGCGTGAAGGTCGAATACAACGACATGAACAGCACCGAGCTTTACAACCGCTACGTCAGTGAAAGCGCCGCGAAAAGCGCGAGCGCCGACGTGCTGTGGAACTCGGCGATGGACCTGCAGGTGAAGCTCGTCAACGACGGGCTGACGGCCGCGTACGATTCGCCCGAGACGCCGCACATGCCGCAGTGGGCGCAATACCAGAAGCAGGCGTACGGCACGACCTACGAGCCGCTCGCGATCGTCTACAACAAGCGGCTGATTGCCGAGCGCGACGTGCCGAAGACGCGCGCCGACCTGATCAGGCTGCTGCAGTCGCAGCCCGAGAGGTTCAAGGGCAAGGTGACGACTTACGACATCGAGAAATCCGGCGTCGGCTTCAACTATCTGACGCAGGACGCGCACGTAAACGAAAAGGTCACCTGGGAACTCGTGCGCGCGATCGGCGCGACGGGCCCGAAGCTGCAGTCGAGCACGGGCGCGATGATGGAGCGCATCTCGTCGGGCGAGAACCTCGTCGGCTACAACATCATCGGCTCATATGCGTACGCGAAGGCGAAGAAGGACAAGTCGATCGGCTACGTGCTGCCGAAGGACTACACGCTCGTCGTGAGCCGCCTCGTCGCGATCTCGAAGCAGGCGCAGCATCCGAACGCGGCGAAGCTGTGGGTCGACTATCTGCTGTCCCGGCGCGGCCAGACGCTGATCGCGAACCAGGCGAACCTGTATTCGATCCGCGCGGACGTATCGGGCGAAACGTCGATGACGAGCCTCGCCAAGGAACTCGGCGATTCGCTCAAGCCGATTCAGATCGGCTCGGGCCTGCTCGTCTATCTCGATCAGTCCAAGCGCCTCGCGTTCCTCAAGCAGTGGCAGCAGGCGCTCAAGCGCTGA